In a genomic window of Streptococcus mitis NCTC 12261:
- the trmD gene encoding tRNA (guanosine(37)-N1)-methyltransferase TrmD, whose amino-acid sequence MKIDILTLFPEMFSPLEHSIVGKAREKGLLDIQYHNFRENAEKARHVDDEPYGGGQGMLLRAQPIFDAFDAIEKKNPRVILLDPAGKQFDQAYAEDLAQEEELIFICGHYEGYDERIKTLVTDEVSLGDYVLTGGELAAMTMIDATVRLIPEVIGKESSHQDDSFSSGLLEYPQYTRPYDYRGMVVPDVLMSGHHEKIRQWRLYESLKKTYERRPDLLEHYQLTAEEEKMLAEIKENKE is encoded by the coding sequence ATGAAGATTGATATTTTAACCCTTTTTCCAGAGATGTTTTCTCCGCTAGAGCACTCAATCGTTGGAAAGGCTCGAGAAAAGGGGCTCTTGGATATCCAGTATCATAATTTTCGAGAAAATGCTGAAAAGGCCCGCCATGTCGACGATGAGCCCTACGGAGGCGGTCAGGGGATGTTGCTCCGAGCCCAACCCATTTTCGATGCCTTTGATGCTATTGAAAAGAAAAATCCGCGCGTCATTCTCCTCGATCCTGCTGGAAAGCAGTTTGATCAGGCTTATGCTGAGGATTTGGCTCAAGAGGAAGAGTTAATCTTTATCTGTGGGCACTATGAGGGTTATGATGAGCGTATTAAGACCTTGGTGACAGATGAGGTTTCTCTGGGAGACTATGTACTGACTGGTGGTGAGTTGGCAGCTATGACCATGATTGATGCTACGGTACGCCTGATTCCAGAAGTGATTGGCAAGGAGTCTAGCCACCAAGATGATAGTTTTTCTTCTGGGCTTCTCGAATATCCTCAGTACACACGTCCCTACGATTATCGAGGTATGGTTGTGCCAGATGTACTGATGAGTGGACACCATGAAAAGATTCGTCAGTGGCGCCTGTATGAGAGTTTAAAGAAAACCTATGAACGCAGACCGGATTTGCTTGAACATTATCAACTGACAGCAGAAGAAGAAAAAATGCTGGCAGAAATTAAAGAAAACAAAGAATAA
- the rpsP gene encoding 30S ribosomal protein S16, giving the protein MAVKIRLTRMGSKKKPFYRINVADSRSPRDGRFIETVGTYNPLVAENQVTLKEDRVLAWLADGAQPSDTVRNILSKEGVLKKFHDSKFSK; this is encoded by the coding sequence ATGGCAGTTAAAATCCGTTTGACTCGTATGGGTTCTAAGAAAAAACCTTTCTACCGTATCAACGTAGCAGATTCACGTTCACCACGTGACGGACGTTTCATCGAAACAGTTGGAACTTACAACCCACTTGTTGCTGAAAACCAAGTAACTTTGAAAGAAGACCGCGTTCTTGCATGGTTGGCTGATGGAGCTCAACCTTCAGATACAGTTCGCAACATCCTTTCAAAAGAAGGTGTATTGAAGAAATTCCACGATTCTAAATTCTCAAAATAA
- a CDS encoding ABC-F family ATP-binding cassette domain-containing protein has translation MSILEVKNLSHGFGDRAIFEDVSFRLLKGEHIGLVGANGEGKSTFMSIVTGKMLPDEGKVEWSKYVTAGYLDQHSVLAEGQSVRDVLRTAFDELFKAEARINDLYMEMAEDGADVDALMEEVGELQDRLESRDFYTLDAKIDEVARALGVMDFGMDTDVTSLSGGQRTKVLLAKLLLEKPDILLLDEPTNYLDAEHIDWLKRYLQNYENAFVLISHDIPFLNDVINIVYHVENQQLTRYSGDYYQFQEVYAMKKSQLEAAYERQQKEIADLKDFVARNKARVATRNMAMSRQKKLDKMDIIELQSEKPKPSFDFKSARTPGRFIFQAKDLQIGYDRPLTKPLNLTFERNQKVAIIGANGIGKTTLLKSLLGIIPPIAGEVERGDYLELGYFEQEVEGGNRQTPLEAVWNAFPALNQAEVRAALARCGLTTKHIESQIQVLSGGEQAKVRFCLLMNRENNVLVLDEPTNHLDVDAKDELKRALKEYKGSILMVCHEPDFYEGWMDQIWDFNNLT, from the coding sequence ATGAGTATTTTAGAAGTTAAAAATCTGAGTCATGGTTTTGGTGACCGTGCAATTTTTGAAGATGTGTCCTTCCGCCTCCTTAAGGGAGAACATATCGGTCTGGTCGGTGCCAATGGTGAAGGAAAATCAACCTTTATGAGCATTGTGACTGGTAAAATGCTGCCAGATGAAGGAAAGGTTGAGTGGTCCAAATATGTGACTGCGGGTTACTTGGATCAACACTCAGTCCTTGCTGAAGGGCAGTCGGTGCGTGATGTGCTCCGTACAGCTTTTGATGAGCTGTTTAAAGCTGAAGCTCGTATCAATGACCTTTATATGGAAATGGCTGAAGACGGTGCGGATGTTGATGCTCTCATGGAAGAAGTTGGCGAACTGCAAGATCGTTTAGAGAGTCGTGATTTCTATACCTTGGATGCTAAGATTGACGAAGTAGCGCGTGCCCTTGGTGTCATGGACTTTGGCATGGATACAGATGTAACTTCTTTGTCAGGTGGGCAAAGAACCAAGGTGCTTTTGGCAAAACTCCTCCTTGAAAAGCCCGATATCTTGCTTTTGGACGAGCCAACCAACTACTTGGATGCTGAGCATATTGACTGGCTCAAGCGCTATCTCCAAAACTATGAGAATGCCTTTGTCCTTATTTCACACGATATTCCATTCTTGAACGATGTTATCAATATCGTCTATCATGTGGAAAATCAACAGCTGACGCGTTACTCTGGTGACTACTACCAGTTCCAAGAAGTCTATGCTATGAAGAAATCTCAGCTAGAGGCAGCCTACGAACGTCAGCAGAAAGAAATTGCGGACCTTAAGGACTTTGTTGCCCGAAACAAAGCGCGTGTTGCAACACGAAACATGGCCATGTCTCGTCAGAAGAAATTGGATAAGATGGATATTATCGAATTACAAAGTGAGAAACCAAAACCATCCTTTGATTTCAAATCAGCTCGTACGCCAGGGCGCTTTATCTTCCAAGCCAAGGATTTGCAAATTGGTTATGATCGTCCTCTGACCAAGCCTTTAAATCTTACCTTTGAACGTAATCAAAAGGTTGCTATTATCGGGGCAAATGGTATCGGGAAAACAACTCTCTTGAAGTCCCTATTGGGCATTATTCCACCAATCGCTGGAGAGGTTGAACGTGGAGACTACCTAGAACTTGGCTACTTTGAACAAGAAGTAGAAGGTGGCAATCGTCAAACACCACTAGAGGCTGTTTGGAATGCCTTTCCAGCTCTTAACCAAGCAGAAGTTCGTGCAGCCCTTGCCCGTTGTGGTTTGACAACTAAGCATATCGAAAGCCAAATTCAGGTCTTGTCAGGTGGGGAACAAGCCAAGGTTCGTTTCTGTCTCTTGATGAATCGTGAAAACAACGTTTTAGTGCTGGACGAGCCGACCAACCATTTGGATGTGGATGCCAAGGATGAACTCAAACGCGCTCTCAAAGAATACAAGGGATCTATCCTTATGGTCTGCCATGAACCAGACTTCTATGAAGGCTGGATGGACCAAATATGGGATTTTAATAATCTAACTTAA
- a CDS encoding biotin transporter BioY codes for MKKAHVYAIPAIGAALIAVLAQISLPIGPVPFTLQNFAIGLIATVLRPREAVLSVGLYLLLGAIGLPVFAGGGAGFQALVGPTAGYLWFYLVYSGLTSSLTNSDSGFVRIFLANLLGDALVFVGGILSLHFLAGMAFEKALVVGVIPFIIPDLGKLLAISFISRPLLQRLKNQAYFTN; via the coding sequence TTGAAAAAAGCTCACGTTTATGCTATCCCTGCTATTGGGGCTGCTCTCATTGCTGTTTTGGCACAAATCAGTCTTCCAATTGGACCTGTTCCCTTCACTCTGCAAAACTTTGCAATCGGCTTGATTGCTACTGTCCTTAGACCTAGAGAGGCTGTACTTTCTGTTGGACTCTATCTTCTTCTAGGTGCAATCGGTCTTCCTGTCTTTGCAGGAGGTGGAGCCGGATTTCAGGCTTTAGTTGGCCCTACTGCGGGCTATCTTTGGTTTTATCTTGTTTATTCTGGACTTACCTCTTCTCTAACTAACAGTGATAGTGGTTTTGTCAGAATTTTTCTAGCAAACCTCTTGGGTGATGCCCTTGTCTTTGTCGGCGGGATTCTCAGCTTGCATTTCCTGGCTGGAATGGCATTTGAAAAAGCTCTTGTTGTGGGGGTCATTCCCTTTATCATTCCAGACCTTGGTAAACTTCTGGCTATTAGTTTTATTAGTCGTCCCCTACTTCAACGCCTTAAAAATCAGGCTTACTTTACTAACTAA
- a CDS encoding helix-turn-helix transcriptional regulator yields MAKESKIITNLKSVRESTGMTQQELADRIGMRRETILHLENNRYNPSLEMALKIAQVFNLKVEDLFELRQKEEA; encoded by the coding sequence ATGGCCAAAGAAAGCAAGATTATTACTAATCTCAAATCTGTTCGTGAGTCCACAGGCATGACCCAGCAGGAGTTAGCCGACCGCATCGGCATGCGACGCGAGACAATTCTGCACTTGGAAAATAATCGTTACAACCCTTCGCTAGAAATGGCTCTTAAAATTGCTCAAGTTTTTAATCTGAAAGTAGAAGACCTCTTTGAACTCAGACAGAAAGAGGAAGCATAA
- a CDS encoding YdbC family protein, which translates to MAEFTFKIEEHLLTLSENEKGWTKEINRVSFNGAPAKFDIRAWSPDHTKMGKGITLSNEEFQTMVDAFKGN; encoded by the coding sequence ATGGCAGAATTTACATTTAAAATCGAAGAGCACTTGTTGACTCTTTCTGAAAACGAAAAAGGTTGGACTAAGGAAATCAACCGTGTGAGCTTTAATGGTGCTCCTGCAAAGTTTGATATTCGTGCTTGGAGCCCAGATCATACTAAAATGGGCAAAGGAATTACTCTCTCAAATGAAGAATTTCAAACAATGGTGGATGCCTTTAAAGGTAACTAA
- a CDS encoding VanZ family protein has protein sequence MMKKTYNRILVWGVIFYSICIVYFCFTPQEHSPVGVETPGIQHLGRLVFLLTPFNSLWKLGEVSDIGQLCWLFLQNILNVFLLFPLIFQLLYLLPNLRKTRKVIFFSFLISLGIECTQLVLDFFFDFNRVFEIDDLWTNTLGGYLAWLLYKQLHKNKIRN, from the coding sequence ATGATGAAGAAGACTTATAATCGTATTTTGGTCTGGGGAGTCATTTTCTATAGTATTTGTATCGTTTACTTTTGCTTTACTCCTCAAGAACATTCTCCCGTGGGGGTGGAAACTCCAGGTATTCAGCATCTTGGACGCCTGGTTTTTCTTTTGACTCCTTTCAATTCTCTCTGGAAACTGGGTGAGGTGAGTGACATAGGACAATTATGTTGGCTTTTTCTACAAAATATCCTCAATGTCTTCTTACTTTTTCCTCTGATTTTCCAACTCCTTTATCTCCTTCCAAATTTGCGTAAGACAAGAAAAGTGATCTTTTTCAGTTTTCTTATAAGCCTAGGAATTGAGTGTACGCAGTTAGTCTTAGATTTTTTCTTTGATTTTAATCGCGTCTTTGAGATTGATGATTTGTGGACCAATACCTTGGGTGGCTATCTGGCTTGGCTTCTCTATAAACAATTACATAAAAACAAGATAAGGAATTAA
- a CDS encoding ABC transporter ATP-binding protein, which translates to MKQLISLKNICRSYRNGDQELQVLKNINLEVNEGEFVAIMGPSGSGKSTLMNTIGMLDTPTSGEYYLEGQEVAGLGEKQLAKVRNQQIGFVFQQFFLLSKLNALQNVELPLIYAGVSASKRRKLAEEYLDKVELTERSHHLPSELSGGQKQRVAIARALVNNPSIILADEPTGALDTKTGNQIMQLLVELNNEGKTIIMVTHEPEIAAYAKRQIVIRDGVISSDSAQLEKEEN; encoded by the coding sequence ATGAAGCAACTAATTAGTCTAAAAAATATCTGCAGAAGCTACCGTAACGGTGACCAAGAACTGCAGGTTCTCAAAAATATCAACCTAGAAGTGAATGAGGGTGAATTTGTTGCCATCATGGGACCATCTGGTTCGGGTAAGTCTACTCTCATGAATACGATTGGTATGTTGGATACACCAACCAGTGGAGAATATTATCTTGAAGGCCAAGAAGTAGCTGGACTTGGTGAAAAACAACTAGCCAAGGTCCGCAATCAACAAATCGGTTTTGTCTTTCAGCAGTTTTTTCTTCTATCTAAACTTAACGCTCTGCAAAACGTAGAATTGCCCTTGATTTACGCGGGAGTTTCGGCTTCAAAACGTCGCAAGTTAGCTGAGGAGTATTTAGACAAGGTTGAATTGACAGAACGTAGTCATCATTTGCCTTCGGAATTATCTGGTGGTCAAAAGCAACGTGTAGCTATCGCGCGTGCCTTGGTAAACAATCCTTCTATTATCCTAGCGGACGAACCGACAGGAGCCTTGGATACCAAAACAGGTAACCAAATCATGCAATTATTAGTTGAACTGAATAATGAAGGAAAAACAATTATTATGGTAACGCATGAGCCTGAAATCGCTGCTTATGCTAAACGCCAGATTGTCATTCGGGATGGAGTTATTTCGTCTGACAGTGCTCAGTTAGAAAAGGAGGAAAACTAA
- a CDS encoding alpha/beta fold hydrolase: MKRIEVSTEIGSLSVTYQKQKKMLVCLSGAGLLPSYENFSLILEKLPPTIGYLTIDFPNTGRSPMNDQAGKNLDNLADAVYEVLEELAISEYILCVHSLSGILACKLLKKPIKCQALVAIEPTTKNVMFADFSENSYPEMEEQMRLIDECGPELYFKNLTQATFRPEINKEIWEIMQGKGSELENQDPGFQISGEITEEDFENLSIETCTPVFIFCQPYREKEYRESEYWTSNTKLILGGNHHYLQWSESEKIATIIRELLE; the protein is encoded by the coding sequence ATGAAGAGGATTGAAGTATCTACAGAAATTGGTAGTCTCTCTGTTACTTATCAAAAGCAAAAGAAAATGCTAGTTTGTTTAAGTGGCGCAGGTTTGCTACCAAGTTATGAAAATTTTTCACTTATACTTGAAAAACTTCCTCCTACAATTGGTTATTTGACTATTGATTTTCCGAACACAGGTAGGAGTCCGATGAATGACCAAGCTGGAAAAAATCTGGATAATCTTGCAGATGCAGTTTATGAAGTACTTGAAGAATTGGCGATTTCTGAATATATACTTTGTGTACATAGTTTGAGTGGAATTTTAGCTTGTAAATTGCTCAAGAAACCAATTAAGTGTCAGGCTTTAGTAGCAATTGAACCGACAACTAAAAACGTCATGTTTGCTGATTTTTCAGAAAATTCTTATCCAGAAATGGAAGAGCAGATGAGGCTGATTGACGAGTGTGGTCCTGAACTTTATTTTAAGAACTTAACTCAAGCAACATTTAGACCTGAAATTAATAAAGAAATCTGGGAAATAATGCAGGGAAAAGGCTCAGAGTTGGAAAATCAAGATCCAGGATTTCAAATATCTGGAGAGATTACTGAGGAAGATTTTGAGAATTTGTCGATAGAAACTTGTACCCCTGTATTTATTTTTTGTCAGCCTTATAGAGAAAAAGAGTACAGAGAATCAGAATATTGGACTTCCAATACTAAACTCATTTTAGGAGGGAATCACCATTATTTACAATGGTCAGAATCAGAAAAAATTGCGACTATTATTCGAGAATTGTTAGAATAA
- a CDS encoding ATP cone domain-containing protein translates to MQVIKRDGEIAEFNPDKIYQAILKAAQTVYVLTDDLRQNLAQVTKKVVLDLEEAKVERATISMIQSLVEHRLLGAGYITIAEHYISYRLQRDLERSGYGDHIAVHLHFEQIR, encoded by the coding sequence ATGCAAGTAATCAAACGTGATGGAGAAATTGCTGAATTTAATCCAGATAAGATTTACCAAGCTATCTTAAAAGCAGCCCAGACTGTCTATGTATTGACAGATGATTTACGTCAAAACCTTGCACAAGTCACTAAGAAAGTGGTTTTGGATTTGGAAGAGGCCAAGGTGGAACGTGCGACCATCAGCATGATTCAGTCTTTGGTTGAACATCGTTTACTGGGTGCAGGTTACATTACCATTGCAGAACACTACATTTCCTATCGTCTACAACGTGACTTGGAAAGAAGTGGTTATGGAGATCACATCGCGGTTCATTTACATTTTGAACAAATTCGCTAA
- a CDS encoding peptidylprolyl isomerase, with amino-acid sequence MKKIATLLLLSTVALAGCSNIQRSLRGDDYVDSSLAAEESSKAAAQSAKELNDALTNENANFPQLSKEVAEDEAEVILHTNQGDIRIKLFPKLAPLAVENFLTHAKEGYYNGITFHRVIDGFMVQTGDPKGDGTGGQSIWHDKDKTKDKGTGFKNEITPYLYNIRGALSMANTGQPNTNGSQFFINQNSTDTSAKLPTNKYPKKIIEAYKEGGNPSLDGKHPVFGQVIDGMDVVDKIAKAEKDEKDKPTTAITIDSIEVVKDYDFKS; translated from the coding sequence ATGAAAAAAATAGCAACACTTCTTTTACTATCCACTGTAGCTCTAGCTGGATGTAGCAACATCCAACGTAGTTTGCGTGGTGATGACTATGTTGATTCCAGTCTTGCTGCTGAAGAAAGTTCCAAAGCAGCTGCCCAATCTGCCAAGGAGTTAAACGATGCTTTAACAAACGAAAACGCCAATTTCCCACAACTATCTAAAGAAGTTGCTGAAGATGAAGCTGAAGTGATTCTCCACACAAATCAAGGAGATATCCGTATCAAACTCTTCCCTAAACTCGCTCCTTTAGCGGTTGAAAACTTCCTCACTCATGCCAAAGAAGGCTACTATAACGGCATTACCTTCCACCGTGTCATCGATGGCTTCATGGTTCAAACTGGAGATCCAAAGGGAGACGGTACAGGTGGTCAGTCCATCTGGCATGACAAGGATAAGACAAAAGATAAGGGAACTGGTTTCAAGAACGAGATTACTCCTTATCTCTATAACATCCGTGGTGCTCTTTCTATGGCTAATACTGGTCAACCAAACACCAACGGTAGCCAATTCTTCATCAACCAAAACTCTACAGATACCTCTGCTAAACTCCCTACAAACAAGTATCCAAAGAAAATCATCGAAGCCTATAAAGAAGGGGGAAACCCTAGTCTAGATGGCAAACACCCCGTATTTGGTCAAGTGATTGACGGTATGGATGTTGTAGATAAAATTGCCAAAGCCGAAAAAGATGAAAAAGACAAGCCAACTACTGCTATCACAATCGACAGCATCGAAGTGGTGAAAGACTACGATTTTAAATCTTAA
- the kphA gene encoding RNA-binding protein KphA: protein MDTIENLIIAIVKPLISQPDALTIKIEDTPEFLEYHLDLDQSDVGRVIGRKGRTISAIRTIVYSVPTEDKKVRIVIDEK from the coding sequence ATGGATACGATTGAAAATCTCATTATTGCGATTGTGAAACCCTTGATTTCACAACCAGATGCCTTAACTATCAAGATTGAAGATACACCAGAGTTTTTGGAATATCATTTGGATCTTGATCAAAGCGATGTGGGTCGTGTAATCGGTCGTAAGGGTCGCACTATTTCTGCGATAAGAACGATTGTCTACTCTGTCCCAACTGAAGACAAAAAAGTAAGAATCGTTATTGACGAAAAATAA
- the rlmN gene encoding 23S rRNA (adenine(2503)-C(2))-methyltransferase RlmN codes for MKPSIYSLTRQTMQEWVLEQGEKKFRADQIWEWLYRKRVQSFEEMTNLSKDLIAKLNEQFVVNPLKQRIVQESADGTVKYLFELPDGMLIETVLMRQHYGLSVCVTTQVGCNIGCTFCASGLIKKQRDLNNGEIVAQIMLVQKYFDERGQDERVSHIVVMGIGEPFDNYNNVLNFVRTINDDKGMAIGARHITVSTSGLAHKIRDFANEGVQVNLAVSLHAPNNELRSSIMKINRAFPIEKLFAAIEYYIETTNRRVTFEYIMLNEVNDGVEQALELAELLKNIKKLSYVNLIPYNPVSEHDQYSRSPKERVLAFYDTLKKKGVNCVVRQEHGTDIDAACGQLRSNTMKRDRQKAVAAVNP; via the coding sequence ATGAAACCGTCAATTTATAGTTTAACACGTCAAACCATGCAGGAATGGGTTTTGGAGCAGGGAGAAAAGAAATTCCGTGCAGATCAAATCTGGGAATGGCTTTACCGTAAACGTGTCCAGTCATTTGAAGAGATGACCAACCTTTCCAAGGATTTGATTGCTAAACTCAATGAACAATTTGTGGTCAATCCCTTGAAACAGCGTATCGTTCAAGAGTCTGCTGATGGTACCGTTAAATATCTTTTTGAATTGCCTGATGGTATGTTGATTGAGACAGTACTGATGCGTCAACACTACGGGCTGTCAGTCTGTGTGACCACTCAGGTCGGCTGTAATATCGGTTGTACCTTCTGTGCTTCTGGTTTGATTAAGAAACAACGTGACCTCAATAACGGTGAAATCGTAGCGCAAATCATGCTGGTTCAGAAATACTTTGATGAACGTGGTCAGGATGAACGCGTCAGCCATATCGTTGTCATGGGAATCGGTGAACCTTTTGATAACTACAACAATGTCTTGAATTTCGTTCGTACTATCAACGATGACAAGGGAATGGCTATCGGTGCTCGTCACATCACGGTTTCAACCTCAGGTTTGGCCCATAAAATTCGTGATTTTGCTAATGAAGGAGTTCAGGTCAATCTTGCCGTTTCCCTTCACGCACCTAACAATGAGTTGCGTTCAAGCATCATGAAGATTAACCGTGCATTTCCGATTGAAAAACTCTTTGCTGCTATTGAGTATTATATCGAAACAACAAATCGTCGTGTGACCTTTGAGTATATCATGCTCAATGAAGTTAATGACGGTGTAGAACAAGCCTTGGAATTGGCTGAATTGCTCAAGAATATCAAGAAATTGTCTTATGTAAACTTGATTCCTTATAACCCAGTTAGTGAGCATGACCAATATAGCCGTAGTCCTAAAGAGCGCGTCCTGGCCTTTTATGATACGCTTAAGAAAAAAGGGGTTAACTGTGTGGTTCGTCAAGAGCATGGTACTGATATTGATGCAGCTTGTGGACAATTGCGTTCTAATACAATGAAACGTGACCGCCAGAAAGCAGTCGCAGCAGTCAATCCTTAA
- the rimM gene encoding ribosome maturation factor RimM (Essential for efficient processing of 16S rRNA) — protein MNYFNVGKIVNTQGLQGEMRVLSVTDFAEERFKKGTELALFDEKDQFVQTVTIASHRKQKNFDIIKFKDMYHINAIEKYKGYSLKVAEEDLNDLDDGEFYYHEIIGLEVYEGDNLIGTIKEILQPGANDVWVVKRKGKRDLLLPYIPPVILNVDIPNNRVDVEILEGLDDED, from the coding sequence ATGAACTACTTTAATGTTGGGAAAATCGTCAATACGCAAGGATTGCAGGGTGAGATGCGAGTCTTGTCTGTGACGGATTTTGCAGAAGAACGGTTTAAAAAAGGTACTGAGCTGGCTTTGTTTGATGAAAAAGATCAGTTTGTTCAAACAGTGACCATCGCTAGCCACCGTAAACAGAAGAACTTTGACATTATTAAATTCAAAGATATGTACCATATCAACGCTATCGAAAAGTACAAGGGATACAGTCTCAAGGTTGCTGAGGAAGATTTGAATGACCTAGACGATGGTGAATTCTACTATCACGAGATTATCGGTTTGGAAGTCTATGAGGGTGATAACTTGATTGGAACCATCAAAGAAATCCTGCAACCAGGTGCTAACGATGTCTGGGTGGTCAAGCGAAAAGGCAAGCGTGATTTGCTCTTGCCTTATATCCCACCAGTGATTCTCAATGTTGATATTCCAAATAACCGAGTCGATGTGGAAATCTTAGAAGGGTTAGACGATGAAGATTGA
- a CDS encoding ABC transporter permease, protein MQNLKFAFSSIMAHKMRSFLTMIGIIIGVSSVVVIMALGDSMSRQVNKNMTKSQKNIHVFFSPIKSKDGSFTQKQSALTVSGKEEDVPVEPPKPQEAWVKEAAKVKGVDSYYVTNSTNTTLSYKDKKVERASLTGGNITYMKAVENEIVAGRSFIAQDYKDVASVILLDQELANSLFGSAQEAVNQVIDVGGFSYRVIGVYTSDEAKTAKTFGIGGLPITTNISLANNFNMDEISDIVFRVNDTSLTPTVGPELARKMTEIASLQQGEYQVADATAAFQEVQQLFGFITTIISAIAGISLFVGGTGVMNIMLVSVTERTREIGLRKALGATRANILIQFLIESMILTLLGGVIGLTIATGLTAIAGLLLQGLIAGIEVGVSIPVALFSLAVSASVGMIFGVLPANKASKLDPIEALRYE, encoded by the coding sequence ATGCAGAATCTGAAATTTGCCTTTTCATCTATAATGGCCCACAAGATGCGCTCTTTTCTCACTATGATTGGGATTATCATTGGTGTTTCATCTGTTGTTGTGATTATGGCTCTGGGAGATTCCATGTCTCGTCAGGTTAATAAAAATATGACCAAGTCACAGAAGAATATCCATGTCTTTTTCTCGCCTATCAAAAGCAAAGATGGTTCTTTTACCCAAAAGCAATCAGCTTTGACGGTTTCTGGGAAAGAAGAGGATGTTCCTGTGGAGCCACCAAAACCACAAGAAGCTTGGGTCAAGGAGGCTGCTAAAGTTAAAGGGGTGGACAGTTACTATGTAACCAACTCGACCAATACCACCCTGTCTTATAAAGACAAAAAAGTGGAGCGAGCTAGCTTGACAGGTGGAAATATTACTTACATGAAGGCGGTTGAAAATGAAATTGTTGCAGGCCGCAGTTTCATAGCTCAGGATTATAAAGATGTGGCCAGTGTCATTTTACTAGACCAAGAACTTGCTAATAGTCTGTTTGGATCTGCTCAAGAAGCTGTTAACCAGGTTATAGATGTTGGTGGCTTTAGCTATCGTGTCATTGGTGTCTATACCAGCGATGAGGCCAAGACTGCCAAGACTTTTGGTATTGGTGGACTTCCGATTACGACTAATATTTCTCTTGCCAATAACTTCAATATGGATGAAATTTCTGATATTGTTTTCCGAGTTAATGATACCAGTTTGACACCAACTGTAGGACCAGAATTAGCTAGAAAAATGACCGAAATTGCTAGTCTTCAACAAGGAGAGTATCAGGTGGCAGATGCGACTGCAGCCTTCCAAGAAGTACAACAACTTTTTGGATTTATAACTACGATTATTAGTGCCATTGCAGGAATTTCCCTTTTTGTTGGAGGAACTGGTGTTATGAACATCATGCTGGTTTCGGTGACGGAGCGTACGCGTGAGATTGGTCTCCGTAAGGCTTTGGGTGCAACACGTGCCAATATTTTAATTCAGTTTTTGATTGAATCCATGATTTTGACCTTGCTAGGCGGAGTTATTGGTCTAACCATTGCGACAGGCTTAACAGCTATAGCTGGTCTACTCTTGCAAGGATTGATAGCGGGTATAGAAGTAGGAGTATCAATCCCAGTTGCCCTATTTAGTCTTGCAGTTTCGGCTAGCGTGGGTATGATTTTTGGAGTTTTGCCAGCCAACAAGGCTTCGAAACTTGATCCAATTGAAGCCCTTCGTTATGAATAA